The genomic segment aagaaagatgcGAGCTTAGCTAGGTTAACTTGCTAAATCCACAAGTCAGgttatgagatcgggataaccctataaaaaaataaaaaaaaataaagcttatttttttaaaaaaatcaatatggagtaatgaaattgaaaaagaaaataaatccacacacaaaaaaaaacagataggAACCCATGTTAGCTCAAGAAACTTGTGACCCTGGCCATTTGATCAGAAGTATCAAACATGGTAAAAGCATGAAGCCCAAACcttaaaaatcaaatgtcaaagaatggaattgaagaaaaaaaagggtgaataattttggattgaaaagaaaaatcaaattaacaaaagaattaaaagaaaaaaccactcaaaaaataaggattaaattaaaaaaaaacaacaaactaaatattttgattcaaggatagaattgaaaacaattgaaaatttataaaagagataaaagaaaaatgaaggaaaaaaaacatgaccaaatgttttttaaaaaagaaaaaaattagattgaagaataaaattaaaatacaaaacataaacTTACAAAAGGatcaatgacaaaaataaaaaatcaaaagaaagaggcTTGATACTCAAATATCCCTAACAAAgggatattttaaattttaattgctagGCATGAATTTCAAggcaagaaagagaaaagagagagaaaaaagctTCAATGAAAATCCATTCAGAAAAACCAAACACACGCTATTGGTAGAGGAAAAAGACGCCGAGAGGAATCTAATGACATgacaaaagataattttttaccGCTGGATGATGATATACACGTCATCAAAGCGTGACGGAACCCTTCCACACTCACCCACACACATAAACATGTGTCTTATAGAACCCTATGAGTGTAGCACTGTAGCTCAACTGGTTAGACTCTAGATTTGTTCTATAGATGTCACTAGTTCGAGTCTTACAAACCTCagggccactggaggcttatatggtcgttaacttcaaggtccGTGAAATTAATTAAGGTGCATGCAAGCTGATCCAGACaaccacgttaataaaaaaaaacatgtgtctTATAggttcaaaaattaaataatttttaattaatgcaaAATACTAATTTACTCATCTACTAATATGGTTATAACGTAAAACCtaacatgaaaattcaaaaattcccGAAAGCAagtctaaattaaattttattccaAGAATAagttagtaattttattataaaaaaatgatatttaaaaaaaagctcaTAACAATAAATTATCTGGTTTTGACTTTGAAAGGCAACGAAGGTATTTCAATGTTAAACTTATCCTAGTTCACTGATCTGGTGAAAagcaaaatcataaaacttCTAAAATCCACAGTAATCTCTTTCTATCGCTTCAGTCTTTGATGCTGTCTGCCACACGTGCTCCGGATCTCCCACTCTCTTACGCTCAAAACCCAAtcttttttattccttaaaCCCTCTGCTCCTTTATCCCAAAACTCCCACGCCATCACCATGACTCTTCTTCTCCGATCCTTCCCTCTAATCACTATCCGCACCGCCAGACCCTACTCTCTTCCTCTCCTCCAAACTCTTCTCAAATATCACTTTCCCAAATCACTTTCAACAAAACACACAAGAACCCTTGTAGCTCTttctgctgctgcttcttcttcttcttcttcccctgaaaCCATTCTCAAGCCACAACAACAACCAAAAGATACCCTCCTCTGGGTCTCTCGTACCAACTTCTGCGGCCAATTATCCATCAATGATGTCGGTGCACGTGTTCGTCTCTGTGGGTGGGTTGCTCTTCACAGAGTCCATGGTGGTCTCACCTTTTTCAATCTCAGAGACCACACTGGCATTGTCCAGGTATCTCTTATTCATCCAATATATTGCTTTATGGGAATTTGATTGTGTTTTGTCAGGTGAAGTCTGTAGAGAATGAGTTcgattttgtgtgttttttttttaaaggttgcGACTTTGCCTGGTGAATTTCCTGATGCTCATTCTATTATAAATGATTTGAGAGTTGAGTATGTGGTTGTTGTCGAAGGGGTTGTTCGGTCTCGGCCTGTTGAGTCTGTTAATAAGAAAATGGTCACCGGTTCTATCGAGGTAATATTAGCTGGGCTCCATTTCCTTTGTTCTTACTGCTTAGCTTGAACATTCTAATTGGTAATTTAGTTGCTCCcccattttatttgttttctttggaaTGTTGATAATGTGTGCCAGGTAGTTGCGGAGCATGCTCAATTGTTGAATGCAGTGAAAGCAAAGTTGCCGTTTTTAGTTACTACAGTAGACGATGCTAAGGATTCTGTTAAGGAGGAGATTCGTTTGAGGTATACCTCAGCCCATTGCATTTATGCACCACATTGATTTATATTTCTTGGCGTTTTGTTGATTAAAGGAAGCTTAAATGCTTGTTAATAGATATCGATGCCTTGACTTACGGCGGGAGCAAATGAGCTCTAACATTATGCTGAGGCACAGGGTGGTGAAACTCATTAGAAGATATCTTGAGGATGTTCAGGGTTTTGTGGAGGTACAGGATACAAATTTTGATGCATCGTCTATTAGTTTGTTTATGTTCTACTTTGTTTGCAGGGTTTTAGATAATGTTTGTATGTTGTTTTGATCCTGACCTTTTGCATGGTTATAAGGTTAGATTGAGACCCCCATACTTTCTAGATCTACTCCAGAAGGTGCCCGGGATTATTTAGTGCCTTCAAGAATTCAGGTACTTGGGATTTATAGCTTGCCACTCAAGTGTAATATGATGCTTTTTGGAGTTTGGATAGCAGTACAAATTCTCTGAATTCAACAATATTTACATCTCAACTGCTAGAGAGACTTACTCCGCTGAATGTCAATTTCAAAATTGTCAACTGTGTAATGTGTACTGGTTTTATATGTTGGATATGGGATTATCCTGGTGAGGTATTGGAGTTCTATTGGCAAAAATGTGGACAAATTGAATAACTAAATTAGATGGATGGAATGATATCATTTGCCCCTTAATTCATAATACTTTATTCAAGCTTTGCATGGCTCCGATTCACTTTAATTTCCATTTGAAGCCAGGAACCTTCTATGCTTTACCCCAGAGTCCACAACTCTTTAAGCAAATGTTAATGGTCTCTGGTTTTgacaaatattatcaaatagCAAGGTAAAATTCTCTTCCTagatgtttggtattgtgatatgATTGTGGTGTTGTGCTATTCAATTATGCTCTCACTTTTCTCCTTTGGCAATACTTTtcatcatatataattttttgttgtataCACAGCAAGCGAGCTATACCCGGGCTTGAGTTTCATATGACAAgtgatgaagattttttttttcttcctaaccAGATGCTTTAGAGATGAAGATCTAAGGGCAGATAGACAACCCGAGTTCACCCAGTTAGATATGGAATTGGCATTCACTCCCATGGAGGATATGCTGAGACTCAATGAAGATCTAATTCGAAAGGTTCGTAGAACTTGCTCTATGGTTCCTATGATTTTCTTACTGGTATTATTAGAAGAAGACATATATAAAAGGCAGAGCAGTAtggagaaaggaaaaacaacaatGGTGGGCAAATAATCATTTTGGTTTTGCTAACTGTAAATGAGATTTATCaggttttgatgttttttctttcctctgacTATGTTTGAGTATTCATTAGTTTCTCTTGGATTTAAATGGAAAAACCTTTCAAGTTCTTAGTTTATTTAAGTTTGAGTGTTGTATATTAGCAGCGTAACAGATGGCATTGCTGGTGGATAATGAGTTTCATTTATCATGCCAAGTGCAGGAGTTTTCTTGTATAGAAGAGAgcaatttttttgaatatctAATTATAGGATATCATTGAAATATAAGTTAATTCCTGTGTCTACTCATGTTATATCTATGTCAAAGttaattatttgattcaaaATTCTATTCGAGTTGAGCTAATCATGTCTCAATGACATGAACAATGCTGCAGCTTGGGCTTGCCTTTCATCCATTTCTCCTTCCTCTTTTTTGAGTTTCCCAGTGAACAAgtcatttcattttattgagAGTTGACTAGACTCTTCAGCTCTCATCAGTTATCTGTTGAAAGGTGGTGGTTTTATTGGAATCCAAGTGGTTGGGCATGCACTCAACAGTATATGCTGGTCACATTGtattttcattttccatttgCAGAAATTTGGCATGTTTGAACACTTACATTTCTCTACATTTCAGGGTTTGACTAAAAAGTTAAGTTTGCTTGCAGGTATTTTTGGAGATTAAAGGTGTCCAGCTACCAAACCCATTCCCTAGGCTTACATATGCTGAAGCAATGAGCAGATATGGTTCAGATAGGCCAGACAtaagatttgatcttcatttgAAAGACGTAAATTATCTCCTTTCTCCTGTATACTTAGCATCACAGAACATTTTATGAGGACTTCAAGTTCTACATGtaaaccattaaaaaatgttttccttCTGATGCTGCAGGTATCTGATATTTTTTCAGAGTCCTCTTTCAGGGTTTTTGCTGATAGCTTGAAAAGTGGGGGTATTATTAAAGTACTCTGTGTGCCTTCAGGTGCTAAAAGTTATTCAAACACTGCTCTTAAAAAAGGTGACATTTACAACGAAGCAATCAAATCAGGAGCAAAGGGTTTGGCCTTTCTAAAGGTCTTGGATAATGGTAAAGGAAGATGTTTCCTTACATTTTTCTTTCCACCCCTAACTTAAAGGCGAATGACATTATTACTTCAGCACTTCAACtgtgtatttttcaatttttgaagGGGAGTTTGAGGGAATTTCTGCATTACTTTCAAGTTTGGATCCAACAACTAAAGAGCAGTTGCTAAGTCGCTGCTCTGCAGGACCAGGGGACCTTATCTTGTTTGCAGTTGGTCATCATTCATCAGTTAATAAAACTCTTGATCGACTTAGGCTATTCATAGCCAATCAGCTGGGCTTGATTGATCCTGTATGATTTGGACCTGTCTGGTTTATGTAATACATATTACCAGTGGtctcttattcttttatatttaactttttCTCTGCTTCTAATGTTTCAGTCCAGGTATTCAATTTTGTGGGTGACTGATTTTCCAATGTTTGAGTGGAACGAAACAGAGCAGAGGCTTGAGGTTTGTCTTTCATCAATTTTGTCTGTTGAAACTCTAATGAAATAACAGTTACACTATCTTTCATTAAACATCTCCAATTAATTCAAAGGCTATCAAAATGCATCATGTATCCACTGTGTAGGGGTCTGGTGTTAATTACATGGTAGGCGGATATACTATATCTGCAGTACATGATGATGTATATTATGGCTTGTGTTGTTCTAGTAAACCTAGTTTAcaaaattctatatatttatCTCAAAACATTGTCTACCCTGTATGTTAGCTGAAAAATATTGCTAGTCTCACTGGTTTCTGCTATAAACATTAAACCATTGGTGCTTCTGCCTCATTAAGATGATGGATGCTCTCAAACCATACTCTCCATcagccattttttttaaaaaataaaattgaatacatAGGAGGAATGAGAAAAGGGTGTTGTTTGGGTACCTGGGACTTAGCTCAAAGCTAGATCAAGGAATTCAGAGAATAAAGATGgagaagaattaaatttaagttCTTATTTAAACTGCACTTTAAGTTGTTTTACATGGTGGAGTTGCTGTGTGATTAATAACTAGTGTCACCACCACTCAT from the Populus nigra chromosome 1, ddPopNigr1.1, whole genome shotgun sequence genome contains:
- the LOC133694314 gene encoding aspartate--tRNA ligase, chloroplastic/mitochondrial-like, which produces MTLLLRSFPLITIRTARPYSLPLLQTLLKYHFPKSLSTKHTRTLVALSAAASSSSSSPETILKPQQQPKDTLLWVSRTNFCGQLSINDVGARVRLCGWVALHRVHGGLTFFNLRDHTGIVQVATLPGEFPDAHSIINDLRVEYVVVVEGVVRSRPVESVNKKMVTGSIEVVAEHAQLLNAVKAKLPFLVTTVDDAKDSVKEEIRLRYRCLDLRREQMSSNIMLRHRVVKLIRRYLEDVQGFVEIETPILSRSTPEGARDYLVPSRIQPGTFYALPQSPQLFKQMLMVSGFDKYYQIARCFRDEDLRADRQPEFTQLDMELAFTPMEDMLRLNEDLIRKVFLEIKGVQLPNPFPRLTYAEAMSRYGSDRPDIRFDLHLKDVSDIFSESSFRVFADSLKSGGIIKVLCVPSGAKSYSNTALKKGDIYNEAIKSGAKGLAFLKVLDNGEFEGISALLSSLDPTTKEQLLSRCSAGPGDLILFAVGHHSSVNKTLDRLRLFIANQLGLIDPSRYSILWVTDFPMFEWNETEQRLEALHHPFTAPNPEDMIDLSSARALAYDMVYNGVEIGGGSLRIYKREIQQKVLEIVGITPEQAEAKFGYLLEALDMGAPPHGGIAYGLDRLAMLLAGANSIRDVIAFPKTTTAQCALTRAPSEVDPQQLKDLSFRTQ